Proteins from a single region of Pseudomonas fulva:
- a CDS encoding YdbH domain-containing protein, which translates to MLSRRIWLRLSVTFALLLMLVVAVYLGGRYLLQRSGIETLDWHGASISGAGLRIDSLALRQRSAAGTLALHGHDLDLAWRDFAFSPPFWRHVDIDRLSLDWQPAQQDAPNATPSTDLDPRQLAAPLALLPHSLTITDVEATLPCARGRCVASGSLALQRSEDERIAMRVNLAQQAQIVSAALDLEPGTDALDLQVTLAVDQQPQASLTSRLQQHGEGLTWTGRLEASDLTQAAAVQNLLSAWALPEGKQWPAAPGAAGLEGSWQLDLPRRQLEVNNLLAASGRFDVRGNLPEPWPVPGVGLLQGRLALAAHNQGQQWIASRVEADLQLSEPNPDWLTALPPELRSDSLHVQVQADTPLTNLRPELAERSLPLQVTAALRGTTRLDLHGRVAVASSAPWALQFADTRLTTRTARANQAGWQATELRSELNLAGYADASAIELSLAQGSQLQAASLKGAALAAQKLRADLGGSDLRLALQAGALQGWQFTGPLNLSTTRLEQANLKPQGWRLQGQLTAADGAGTLQGKLGNDSELQLDLDAGLDAQQNLQLRATLGELFLRSGNPLAKTLGQWPELLELNSGRLNANADLTLASGSSAADLNLNLTGAGLGGIYDRTELSGLDTRMQFKLARQRFELYIPELKIQQANPGLPIGPLEARVRYGAPLATAARGRLEVNLARSALMGGQVTLTPGQWDLAAGDQLFPIQIRGLELQQLFALYPAEGLAGSGTLDGDLPVRLGQNGIEIDNGHVAARQPGGYLKFSSERIKALGRSNPAMQLVTQSLEDFRFTTLNSAVDYDQHGTLTLGMRLEGQNPAIENGRPIHFNINLEEDIPNLLASLQLTDRVNDIITRRVQQRMLQRNTAPKEP; encoded by the coding sequence ATGCTCAGCCGCCGCATCTGGCTGCGACTGTCCGTCACATTTGCCCTGCTGCTGATGCTGGTCGTCGCCGTTTATCTGGGTGGCCGCTACCTGTTGCAGCGCAGCGGCATCGAAACCCTCGACTGGCACGGCGCCTCGATCTCGGGCGCGGGCCTGCGAATCGATAGCCTGGCGCTACGCCAGCGCAGCGCTGCCGGCACCCTGGCGCTGCACGGCCATGACCTCGACCTGGCCTGGCGCGACTTCGCCTTCAGCCCGCCGTTCTGGCGGCATGTGGATATCGACCGTTTGTCGCTCGACTGGCAACCGGCACAGCAGGATGCCCCAAACGCCACGCCATCGACCGACCTTGATCCGCGGCAGTTGGCGGCGCCGCTGGCCCTGCTGCCACACAGCCTGACGATCACTGATGTCGAGGCCACCCTGCCCTGCGCCCGCGGACGATGCGTCGCCAGCGGCAGCCTGGCGCTGCAGCGCAGTGAAGATGAACGCATCGCCATGCGCGTGAACCTCGCTCAGCAGGCGCAGATCGTGAGCGCCGCGCTCGACCTCGAACCAGGCACTGACGCGCTCGACTTGCAGGTGACCCTGGCGGTGGACCAGCAGCCCCAGGCGAGCCTGACCAGCCGCCTGCAGCAGCACGGCGAGGGCCTGACCTGGACGGGCCGGCTCGAGGCCAGCGACCTGACCCAGGCCGCCGCAGTGCAGAACCTGCTGAGCGCCTGGGCACTGCCCGAAGGCAAGCAATGGCCGGCAGCCCCCGGCGCGGCCGGCCTCGAAGGCAGCTGGCAGCTCGACCTGCCACGCCGCCAGCTGGAGGTGAACAACCTGCTGGCAGCCAGCGGCCGGTTCGATGTACGCGGCAACCTGCCAGAACCCTGGCCAGTGCCTGGCGTCGGCCTGCTGCAGGGGCGACTGGCCCTGGCGGCGCACAATCAAGGTCAGCAGTGGATCGCCAGCCGCGTCGAGGCCGATCTGCAGCTCAGCGAGCCCAACCCCGACTGGCTGACGGCGCTGCCGCCGGAACTGCGCAGCGACTCCCTGCACGTGCAGGTGCAAGCGGATACGCCACTCACCAACCTGCGCCCAGAATTGGCCGAGCGCAGCCTGCCCTTGCAGGTGACGGCTGCACTGCGCGGCACCACGCGCCTGGATCTGCACGGCCGCGTCGCCGTCGCCAGTTCGGCGCCCTGGGCGCTGCAGTTCGCCGATACGCGCCTGACCACGCGCACCGCCAGGGCGAACCAGGCCGGCTGGCAAGCCACCGAGCTGCGCAGCGAGCTGAATCTGGCCGGTTACGCTGACGCCAGCGCAATCGAACTGAGCCTTGCCCAGGGTTCGCAGTTGCAGGCCGCCAGCCTGAAAGGCGCCGCGCTGGCCGCGCAGAAGCTGCGGGCCGATCTTGGCGGCAGCGACCTCAGGCTGGCGCTGCAGGCGGGTGCCCTGCAGGGCTGGCAATTCACCGGCCCGCTGAACCTGAGCACCACGCGCCTGGAACAGGCCAACCTCAAGCCCCAGGGCTGGCGTTTGCAAGGCCAGCTGACCGCCGCCGATGGGGCCGGCACCCTGCAAGGCAAACTGGGCAACGACAGCGAACTGCAACTCGACCTCGATGCCGGCCTCGATGCGCAGCAGAACCTGCAGCTCAGGGCCACCCTCGGCGAGCTGTTCCTGCGCTCCGGCAACCCCCTGGCCAAGACCCTGGGGCAATGGCCCGAGCTGCTCGAGCTCAACAGCGGCCGCCTGAATGCCAACGCCGACCTGACGCTGGCCTCCGGCAGCAGCGCAGCAGACCTCAACCTGAACCTGACCGGCGCGGGCCTGGGCGGCATCTATGACCGCACGGAACTCAGCGGCCTGGACACCCGAATGCAGTTCAAGCTGGCGCGCCAGCGTTTCGAGCTGTACATCCCGGAACTGAAAATCCAGCAGGCCAACCCCGGCCTGCCGATCGGCCCCCTCGAAGCGCGAGTGCGTTACGGCGCGCCGCTGGCCACTGCCGCCAGGGGCCGGCTGGAGGTCAACCTGGCGCGCAGCGCGCTGATGGGCGGCCAGGTCACCCTCACCCCAGGGCAATGGGACCTGGCCGCCGGTGATCAGCTGTTTCCCATCCAGATCCGCGGCCTGGAACTCCAGCAGCTGTTCGCCCTCTACCCCGCTGAAGGCCTGGCCGGCAGCGGCACCCTGGACGGCGACCTGCCGGTGCGCCTGGGCCAGAACGGCATCGAGATCGATAACGGTCACGTCGCCGCCCGCCAGCCCGGCGGCTACCTGAAGTTCAGCTCCGAGAGGATCAAGGCCCTGGGCCGCAGCAACCCGGCGATGCAGCTGGTCACCCAGTCCCTGGAAGACTTCCGCTTCACCACCCTGAACAGCGCGGTCGACTATGATCAGCACGGCACGCTGACCCTGGGGATGCGCCTGGAAGGCCAGAACCCGGCCATCGAGAACGGCCGGCCGATTCACTTCAACATCAACCTGGAGGAAGACATCCCCAACCTGCTCGCCAGCCTGCAGCTGACCGACCGGGTCAACGACATCATCACGCGGCGCGTGCAGCAGCGAATGCTGCAGCGCAACACCGCCCCCAAGGAGCCTTGA
- a CDS encoding YdbL family protein yields the protein MNLIKPFAGLLLLFSLSLPAHAISLNEAMSALGDAKASGQLGEMPNGYLGVVKAGGQADEIAKLINAARRAEYQKLAQQNGIQLSDVETIAGQKAIDKTPAGQYIQQQGQWRRK from the coding sequence ATGAACCTGATCAAACCCTTCGCCGGCCTGCTGCTGTTGTTCAGCCTGAGCCTGCCGGCCCATGCCATCAGCCTCAACGAGGCGATGTCCGCCCTGGGCGACGCCAAGGCCAGCGGCCAGCTCGGCGAAATGCCCAATGGCTACCTGGGCGTGGTCAAAGCCGGCGGCCAGGCCGACGAGATCGCCAAGCTGATCAACGCCGCGCGCCGCGCCGAGTACCAGAAGCTCGCCCAGCAGAACGGCATCCAGCTCAGCGACGTGGAAACCATCGCTGGCCAGAAGGCCATCGACAAGACCCCGGCGGGCCAGTACATCCAGCAGCAGGGTCAGTGGCGCCGCAAGTAA
- a CDS encoding ABC transporter ATP-binding protein, with product MPDTATAVTPHTDALSVQDVDFTYANGHTVFRGFSLSARAGEFVAILGPSGCGKTTLLNLLSGFQRPQSGQVLVNGAPTRPELPELGYVFQSPQLFPWLNALENVRFGLRVEGRLDETEQRQQALRYLRLVGLESAAERLPRQLSGGMQQRVSLARALALEPDVLLMDEPFAALDAISRASMNEETLRLWAELGQTVLFITHDIDEAVFLADRVVVLNIAPGGIHSELAIDLPRPRNNLETRRLSAFLDYRNELMQRIAEVMARSPFALDSTT from the coding sequence ATGCCTGATACCGCCACCGCCGTTACTCCGCACACCGATGCCCTCAGCGTTCAGGACGTGGATTTCACCTATGCCAACGGACACACCGTATTTCGCGGCTTCAGCCTGAGTGCCAGGGCCGGTGAGTTCGTCGCGATTCTTGGCCCCTCCGGTTGCGGCAAGACCACCCTGCTCAATCTGCTCTCCGGTTTCCAGCGGCCACAGTCCGGCCAGGTGCTGGTCAATGGCGCGCCAACGCGCCCGGAGCTGCCCGAGTTGGGCTATGTGTTCCAGAGCCCGCAGCTGTTTCCCTGGCTCAACGCCCTGGAAAACGTGCGTTTCGGCTTGCGTGTCGAAGGCCGCCTAGATGAGACGGAGCAGCGCCAGCAGGCGCTGCGCTACCTGCGCCTGGTCGGCCTGGAGAGCGCCGCCGAACGCCTGCCACGACAGCTTTCCGGTGGCATGCAACAGCGCGTGTCTCTGGCCCGCGCCCTGGCCCTGGAGCCCGACGTGCTGCTGATGGACGAGCCCTTCGCGGCGCTGGATGCGATCAGCCGCGCCAGCATGAACGAGGAGACCCTGCGCCTGTGGGCCGAGCTGGGCCAGACCGTGCTGTTCATCACCCACGACATCGACGAAGCGGTGTTTCTCGCCGACCGCGTGGTGGTGCTGAACATCGCGCCCGGAGGCATCCACAGCGAGCTGGCCATCGACCTGCCGCGCCCGCGCAACAACTTGGAAACCCGCCGCCTGTCGGCCTTCCTCGATTACCGCAACGAACTGATGCAGCGCATCGCCGAGGTCATGGCGCGCTCGCCGTTCGCACTCGACTCCACCACCTGA
- a CDS encoding LysE family translocator: MQQFLIIAAAHFLALMSPGPDFFLVARTSLAAGWRVASGACLGIAVANGVFIVAAFSGVSVLQQGSAPFITLQLVGCLYLLYLGVLFIRHAGSSLLQAPGEAPPGGRTSWLQAAGMGFLSGLLNPKNALFYVSLASMLGAQSSAAWKTFYGLWMFAVVLGWDLLVALAIGNGRLLRRFQRALPLLERLSGLVLIALALGMLVMLPRA; the protein is encoded by the coding sequence ATGCAGCAGTTCTTGATCATTGCCGCCGCCCACTTCCTGGCGCTGATGTCTCCCGGCCCGGATTTCTTTCTGGTCGCCCGCACCTCCCTGGCAGCGGGCTGGCGGGTCGCCAGCGGTGCCTGCCTGGGCATTGCCGTGGCCAATGGGGTGTTCATCGTCGCGGCGTTCAGCGGCGTGTCGGTGCTGCAGCAGGGCAGCGCGCCCTTCATCACCCTGCAACTGGTCGGCTGCCTGTACCTGCTGTACCTGGGCGTGCTGTTCATTCGTCATGCCGGCAGCAGCCTGCTGCAGGCCCCCGGCGAGGCGCCGCCCGGCGGGCGTACTTCCTGGCTGCAGGCGGCCGGCATGGGGTTTCTGTCCGGCCTCCTCAACCCGAAGAACGCGCTGTTCTATGTCAGCCTGGCGAGCATGCTGGGGGCCCAGAGCAGTGCCGCCTGGAAGACGTTCTATGGCCTGTGGATGTTTGCCGTGGTGCTCGGCTGGGACCTGCTGGTGGCCCTGGCCATCGGCAATGGCCGCCTGCTGCGCCGCTTCCAGCGCGCCCTGCCGCTGCTCGAGCGGCTCTCGGGCCTGGTGCTGATCGCCCTGGCGCTGGGCATGCTGGTGATGCTGCCCAGGGCATGA
- a CDS encoding tetratricopeptide repeat protein translates to MPRVLPRSELHTLPVRTQVPVRVATWLLDSPRLGHTPSVKRIAGRLLKQPARHGVVQAQSRLGQMLCRECGNTRDRRIGLELLRQAARAGDGLAQLELGRLYCQPRTLEPEQARHWLELAALQGHDEARNLLQRL, encoded by the coding sequence ATGCCCCGCGTTCTACCCCGCAGTGAACTTCATACCCTTCCCGTCCGTACCCAGGTTCCCGTCCGTGTCGCCACGTGGCTGCTGGACAGCCCGCGCCTGGGCCATACGCCCAGTGTGAAACGCATCGCCGGCCGCCTGCTCAAGCAGCCGGCGCGCCATGGTGTGGTTCAGGCGCAGAGCCGGCTGGGGCAGATGCTCTGCCGCGAGTGCGGCAATACCCGCGACCGCCGCATCGGCCTGGAGCTGCTGCGCCAGGCGGCGCGTGCCGGCGACGGCCTGGCGCAGCTGGAGCTGGGCCGTCTGTACTGTCAGCCGCGCACCCTCGAGCCGGAGCAGGCCCGGCACTGGCTGGAGCTGGCGGCGCTGCAGGGGCACGACGAGGCGCGGAACCTGCTGCAGCGTCTGTAG
- the rmuC gene encoding DNA recombination protein RmuC: MAAALRQAEEMRLQSGLALERMNAAQLAQAGLSAQLDNCRDELAEILEIKADQQAELAALRRETHLLQNDLQLAREQLEGAQAVRERQETELRRLDSERAGLAAELHEQQENHQQRLEDLQGARDALRAQFAELAGRIFDEREQRFSETSQQRLGQLLDPLKERIQAFEKRVEESYQQEARERFSLGKELERLQGLNQRLSEEAMNLTQALKGQKTQGNWGELVLERVLEHAGLQKGREYHTQVSLKSAEGERFQPDVLIQLPGDKQVVVDAKVSLTAYQQYVSASEETARQVALKQHVLSLRSHLKGLSLKDYQHLDGLHSLDFVLLFVPIEAAFAAALQADPGLFQEAFDQHIVIVSPTTLLATLRVIDSLWRQERQSQNAREIAERAGALYDKFVAFIQDLDEVGMRLQQLDKAYSGARNKLVDGRGNLISRAENLKLLGARASKSLPPELLERAAGLPLDELEPD, encoded by the coding sequence ATGGCTGCCGCCCTGCGCCAGGCCGAGGAGATGCGGCTGCAGTCGGGCCTCGCCCTGGAGCGCATGAATGCGGCGCAGCTGGCCCAGGCCGGCCTCAGCGCGCAGTTGGACAACTGCCGCGACGAGCTGGCCGAGATCCTCGAGATCAAGGCCGATCAGCAGGCCGAACTGGCGGCGCTGCGCCGTGAAACCCATTTGCTGCAGAACGACCTGCAACTGGCCCGCGAGCAGCTCGAGGGCGCCCAGGCCGTGCGTGAGCGTCAGGAAACCGAACTGCGTCGCCTGGATAGCGAGCGGGCGGGGCTGGCGGCCGAATTGCACGAACAGCAGGAAAACCACCAGCAGCGCCTGGAAGATCTGCAAGGCGCCCGCGATGCCTTGCGCGCGCAGTTCGCCGAGCTGGCCGGCAGGATCTTCGACGAGCGTGAGCAACGCTTCTCGGAAACCAGCCAGCAGCGCCTGGGGCAGCTGCTCGACCCCCTCAAGGAGCGCATCCAGGCCTTCGAGAAGCGCGTCGAGGAAAGCTACCAGCAGGAGGCGCGCGAGCGTTTTTCCCTGGGCAAGGAGCTGGAGCGCCTGCAGGGCCTCAACCAGCGCCTGAGCGAGGAGGCGATGAACCTCACCCAGGCCCTCAAGGGCCAGAAGACCCAGGGCAACTGGGGGGAGCTGGTACTCGAGCGGGTGCTCGAACATGCCGGCCTGCAGAAGGGCCGCGAGTACCACACCCAGGTCAGCCTGAAGAGCGCCGAGGGCGAGCGTTTCCAGCCGGACGTGCTGATCCAGCTGCCGGGCGACAAGCAGGTGGTGGTCGATGCCAAGGTCAGCCTCACCGCCTATCAGCAGTACGTGTCGGCCAGCGAGGAAACGGCGCGGCAGGTAGCGCTGAAGCAGCACGTGCTGTCGCTGCGCAGCCATCTCAAGGGCCTGTCGCTCAAGGATTACCAGCACCTCGACGGGCTGCACAGCCTGGATTTCGTGCTGCTCTTCGTGCCCATCGAGGCGGCTTTCGCGGCGGCCTTGCAGGCCGACCCGGGGCTGTTCCAGGAAGCCTTCGACCAGCATATCGTGATCGTCAGCCCGACCACGCTGCTGGCTACCCTGCGGGTGATCGACAGCCTGTGGCGCCAGGAGCGGCAGAGCCAGAACGCCCGGGAAATCGCCGAGCGGGCAGGGGCGCTGTACGACAAGTTCGTGGCCTTTATCCAGGATCTGGATGAAGTCGGCATGCGCCTGCAGCAGCTCGACAAGGCCTATTCCGGCGCACGCAACAAGCTGGTCGACGGCCGCGGCAACCTCATCAGTCGCGCTGAAAACCTCAAGCTGCTCGGCGCCCGGGCCAGCAAGAGCCTGCCGCCCGAGCTGCTCGAACGTGCAGCCGGGCTGCCGCTGGATGAGCTGGAGCCGGACTGA
- a CDS encoding ABC transporter substrate-binding protein, whose product MIKKLLVPVALAATSWLGAADAAQPLRIGYVFAMANAPVLIAEKQGYYQDEGLDVDIKALGDGPVIQQALAAHELDVAYVGTPPVYQWYARGLQSVILAKVNYGQAAVLAGSQTDIHTLDDLKGHKLAGVKKGSGMDVLLRGYVLKEHAGLDPDTDLDIIDLPPGNMNAALDRGIVDAAFSWEPFVSQALLRGSARLLLDVNQALPQYPWYVVIGLPKTLQERPDDVVKLLRAHRRAIDFLNEQPEQANRIIAEAFKLETIQRPDGSQASGEQIVAEARKRLGWSAELKEQDLQFIQRLMDYSNSLKFMDTKVPLNDLVDTSYLQKAAR is encoded by the coding sequence ATGATCAAGAAACTGCTTGTGCCTGTTGCCCTGGCGGCAACCTCCTGGCTGGGTGCCGCCGACGCGGCGCAACCGCTGCGCATCGGTTACGTGTTCGCCATGGCCAATGCCCCGGTGCTGATCGCCGAGAAACAGGGCTACTACCAGGACGAAGGCCTCGACGTGGACATCAAGGCCCTCGGCGATGGCCCGGTGATTCAGCAGGCACTGGCTGCCCACGAGCTGGACGTGGCCTATGTCGGCACGCCGCCGGTGTACCAGTGGTACGCACGCGGCCTGCAGAGCGTGATCCTGGCCAAGGTCAACTACGGCCAGGCCGCGGTACTGGCCGGCAGCCAGACCGATATCCATACACTGGATGACCTCAAGGGCCACAAGCTGGCCGGGGTGAAGAAAGGCAGCGGCATGGACGTGCTGCTGCGCGGTTACGTGCTCAAGGAGCACGCCGGCCTCGACCCGGACACGGACCTGGACATCATCGACCTGCCACCCGGCAACATGAACGCGGCGCTGGATCGCGGCATCGTCGACGCCGCCTTCTCCTGGGAGCCCTTCGTCAGCCAGGCGCTGCTGCGTGGCTCGGCGCGTCTGCTGCTGGACGTCAACCAGGCTCTGCCGCAATACCCCTGGTACGTGGTGATCGGCCTGCCGAAGACCCTGCAGGAACGCCCGGACGATGTGGTCAAGCTGCTGCGCGCCCATCGTCGCGCCATCGATTTTCTCAACGAACAACCGGAGCAAGCCAACAGAATCATCGCCGAAGCCTTCAAGCTGGAAACCATCCAGCGCCCCGACGGCAGCCAGGCCAGCGGCGAACAGATCGTCGCCGAAGCACGCAAGCGCCTGGGCTGGTCTGCCGAACTCAAGGAGCAGGATCTGCAGTTCATCCAGCGCCTGATGGATTACTCCAATTCGCTGAAATTCATGGACACCAAGGTGCCCCTGAACGACCTGGTCGACACCTCCTACCTGCAGAAAGCCGCGCGCTGA
- a CDS encoding methyl-accepting chemotaxis protein — MSFGRSLRAQLVLLIGGGLVLMLLIALAGFALLSRQLDGYGALLSGPLEEARQVDGANLAFKIQVQEWKNVLLRGADEAQRNRYWQQFQEEEQRVQTQIGTLIDSADNAELRQRLSELRAAHAEMGQAYRRGFQAFAAAGFSAQAGDAAVKGIDRATTEQLSLLVDELHARSQASARQLSENAQRSVLFGSLAMLGLGVLLALFSAWLVNRRITTPLLQATGQLELLSRGQFGERLSEGREDEVGQMAEAANRLREFMQALSQQLRRGTGELDAATQALSSVAGHIGQGIRDQFTRTDQVATAMHEMSATAEEVARHAASAARAADQADQAAQEGETTMASTIATIEQLHGEISRTAEVIARLDSDSERIGGVLEVIRGIADQTNLLALNAAIEAARAGEAGRGFAVVADEVRNLSSRTASSISEIHQLIANVQGASKQASVAIAAGAQQSAAGRAQVGVAGERLHSITQAVEAIRDMNRQIATAAEEQTSVAEDIARNLAEIVSIAQSNEADLQRSESASRALQGLSGDLSTLAARLRG; from the coding sequence ATGAGCTTTGGTCGTTCGCTGCGTGCCCAGTTGGTGTTGCTGATTGGCGGTGGCCTGGTGTTGATGTTGCTGATTGCGCTGGCCGGCTTTGCGTTGTTGTCGCGCCAGTTGGATGGCTATGGGGCGCTGCTCAGCGGCCCGCTGGAAGAAGCACGCCAGGTGGACGGCGCCAACCTGGCCTTCAAGATCCAGGTCCAGGAATGGAAGAACGTGCTCCTGCGCGGTGCTGACGAAGCGCAACGCAACCGTTACTGGCAGCAGTTTCAGGAGGAAGAGCAGCGGGTGCAGACCCAGATCGGCACGTTGATCGATAGTGCAGACAACGCCGAGCTGCGCCAGCGGCTGAGCGAGTTGCGCGCTGCCCACGCCGAGATGGGCCAGGCCTATCGCCGTGGCTTCCAGGCCTTTGCCGCCGCAGGGTTTTCTGCCCAGGCCGGCGATGCCGCGGTCAAGGGTATCGACCGGGCCACCACCGAGCAGTTGTCGTTACTGGTCGACGAGTTGCATGCGCGCAGCCAGGCCAGCGCCAGGCAACTGAGTGAAAACGCCCAGCGCAGCGTGTTGTTCGGCAGCCTGGCGATGCTCGGGCTCGGCGTGCTGCTGGCGCTGTTCAGCGCCTGGCTGGTCAACCGCCGCATTACCACGCCGCTGCTGCAGGCCACCGGGCAGCTCGAACTGCTCAGCCGCGGGCAGTTCGGCGAGCGCCTGAGCGAAGGTCGTGAAGACGAGGTCGGGCAGATGGCCGAGGCCGCCAATCGCCTGCGCGAGTTCATGCAGGCGCTGTCCCAGCAACTGCGCCGCGGCACCGGTGAGCTGGACGCCGCCACGCAAGCGCTGAGCAGCGTGGCCGGGCATATCGGCCAGGGCATTCGCGACCAGTTCACCCGCACCGACCAGGTCGCCACCGCCATGCACGAGATGAGCGCCACGGCAGAGGAGGTGGCGCGCCATGCCGCCAGTGCAGCGCGCGCCGCGGACCAGGCCGACCAGGCGGCCCAGGAGGGTGAAACCACCATGGCCAGTACCATCGCCACCATCGAGCAGCTGCATGGCGAGATCAGCCGCACCGCCGAGGTGATCGCCCGGCTCGACAGCGACAGCGAGCGCATCGGCGGCGTGCTGGAAGTGATCCGCGGCATTGCCGACCAGACCAACCTGCTGGCCCTCAACGCTGCCATCGAGGCCGCGCGCGCCGGTGAGGCCGGCCGCGGCTTCGCGGTGGTGGCCGACGAGGTGCGTAACCTGTCGTCGCGCACCGCCAGCTCGATCAGCGAGATTCACCAGTTGATCGCCAATGTGCAAGGCGCCTCCAAGCAGGCCAGCGTCGCGATTGCTGCAGGGGCCCAGCAGAGCGCGGCCGGCAGGGCCCAGGTCGGGGTCGCCGGTGAGCGCCTGCACAGCATCACCCAGGCGGTGGAAGCCATCCGCGACATGAACCGGCAGATCGCCACGGCGGCCGAGGAACAGACCTCGGTGGCCGAGGACATCGCCCGCAACCTGGCCGAGATCGTGTCCATCGCGCAAAGCAATGAAGCCGACCTGCAGCGCAGCGAATCGGCGAGCCGCGCCCTGCAGGGGCTGTCCGGCGACCTGTCGACACTGGCGGCTCGGTTGAGAGGCTGA
- a CDS encoding GntR family transcriptional regulator, which produces MTLQRESSTSLYEQIAQQLLQEIQQGAFGPTGKLPSEAELVARFAVSRVTIRLALGKLGDDGVVERKQGKGTYVAAQQVRHDLDALRSFHESLLLQGLKPSMRLLGHRMEAVPAELNGLFSGKCVSVERLHFVDEEPIAFAVSHLVGDLAEVDWQQMESVPLYSVFERVTGRPVVRADMAIRAREADAMLARHLDVKRGTALLVMERTSWFEDNTCCDRTTFFIRPERYAFVLSGVFKTRP; this is translated from the coding sequence GTGACCCTTCAACGTGAAAGCTCGACCTCCCTCTACGAACAGATTGCCCAGCAGTTGCTGCAGGAGATTCAGCAGGGTGCCTTCGGGCCTACAGGCAAGCTGCCCTCGGAGGCGGAGCTGGTGGCGCGCTTCGCCGTCAGCCGGGTGACCATCCGCCTGGCGCTGGGCAAGCTGGGCGACGATGGCGTGGTGGAGCGTAAGCAGGGCAAGGGCACCTACGTAGCCGCGCAGCAGGTGCGCCATGACCTGGATGCACTGCGCAGCTTTCACGAATCGCTACTTCTGCAAGGCCTCAAGCCGAGCATGCGGTTGCTCGGCCATCGCATGGAGGCAGTGCCAGCGGAGCTGAATGGGTTGTTCTCGGGTAAGTGCGTCAGCGTCGAGCGCCTGCACTTCGTCGATGAGGAGCCCATTGCCTTTGCGGTCAGCCACCTGGTTGGTGACCTGGCCGAGGTGGATTGGCAACAGATGGAATCGGTGCCGCTCTATTCGGTATTCGAGCGAGTAACCGGACGCCCGGTGGTACGGGCAGACATGGCCATTCGCGCCCGTGAGGCCGATGCCATGCTGGCCAGGCACCTGGACGTCAAGCGCGGTACGGCGCTGCTGGTGATGGAGCGCACCTCCTGGTTCGAGGACAACACCTGCTGCGACCGCACCACCTTCTTCATCCGGCCTGAGCGCTATGCGTTCGTGCTCAGCGGGGTGTTCAAGACCAGGCCCTGA
- a CDS encoding FKBP-type peptidyl-prolyl cis-trans isomerase yields MSDELRIEDIHPGDGKAVVKGALITTQYRGWLEDGTEFDSSYSRGKPFQCVIGTGRVIKGWDQGLMGMQVGGKRRLFVPAHLAYGERSMGAITPNSNLSFEIELLDVLTRDD; encoded by the coding sequence ATGAGCGACGAACTACGTATCGAAGATATCCACCCGGGCGACGGCAAGGCGGTGGTCAAGGGCGCGCTGATCACCACCCAGTACCGCGGCTGGCTGGAAGACGGCACCGAGTTCGACTCGTCCTATTCGCGGGGCAAGCCGTTCCAGTGCGTGATCGGCACCGGGCGCGTGATCAAGGGTTGGGACCAGGGCCTGATGGGCATGCAGGTCGGCGGCAAGCGCCGGCTGTTCGTGCCGGCGCACCTGGCCTACGGTGAACGTTCGATGGGCGCGATCACGCCCAACTCCAACCTGAGCTTCGAAATTGAACTGCTGGACGTGCTGACCCGGGACGACTGA
- a CDS encoding YnbE family lipoprotein — protein MRLRSCITALLLGLLTTACTPTVQLAMPNEPININLNVKIEHEIYIKVDKALDDVFSESSGLF, from the coding sequence ATGCGCTTGCGTAGTTGCATCACCGCCCTGCTGCTGGGGCTGCTGACCACAGCCTGTACCCCGACGGTACAACTGGCGATGCCCAACGAGCCGATCAACATCAACCTGAATGTGAAGATCGAGCACGAGATCTATATCAAGGTGGATAAGGCGCTGGACGACGTGTTCAGTGAATCCAGCGGACTGTTCTGA
- a CDS encoding zinc ribbon domain-containing protein has protein sequence MSLIDCPECQHRISDKAYACPQCGNPMKPQPGNRWLTEKNVGQVAGATTAWLTAPWIARLVFGVVAMICITVIIVAG, from the coding sequence ATGAGCCTTATCGACTGCCCCGAGTGCCAACACCGCATTTCCGACAAGGCTTATGCCTGCCCACAATGTGGCAACCCGATGAAGCCGCAGCCCGGCAATCGCTGGCTGACCGAGAAGAACGTCGGTCAAGTGGCCGGCGCCACCACCGCCTGGCTCACGGCACCCTGGATCGCCCGCCTGGTGTTTGGCGTGGTGGCGATGATCTGTATCACCGTGATCATCGTCGCCGGCTGA